In Penaeus vannamei isolate JL-2024 chromosome 14, ASM4276789v1, whole genome shotgun sequence, one DNA window encodes the following:
- the LOC138863982 gene encoding putative uncharacterized protein DDB_G0284695 has translation MTVQNRRDLQVGVERHPFSMLAKSPLKTIHTQLQHRTITTPLPQYRNTLTTAYHNYHITTIQGNNHTITTPPHNKHTTTAPYHNCHATTPLQYKTTTATPRQCRTTTTTPQYRTIAATLPHHQNTRPPQPHHFNTLPQQPHHHYTSPSQQLQHRTTTATPPQHRTTAIQDHNNHTTILNHHNTGPQQPHHNTKPQQPHHHNTGPQQYRTTTTTPPQY, from the exons ATGACGGTGCAAAACCGCAGAGATCTCCAAGTTGGCGTAGAGAGGCATCCCTTCAGCATGTTAGCCAAGTCCCCCCTAAAGACCATACACA CACAACTACAGCACCGCACTATAACAACCCCACTTCCACAGTACAGGAACACATTAACCACAGCATACCATAACTACCACATCACCACAATACAGGGCAATAACCACACTATCACAACACCGCCCCACAACAAACATACCACCACAGCACCGTACCACAACTGCCACGCTACCACACCACTACAATACAAAACCACAACAGCCACGCCAAGACAATGcagaaccacaacaacaacaccacaataTCGCACCATAGCTGCCACACTACCACACCACCAAAATACAagaccaccacaaccacaccactTCAACACCttaccacaacaaccacaccaccactaTACAAGTCCAtcacaacaactacaacaccgCACCACAACAGCCACACCACCACAACACCGCACCACAGCAATACAagaccacaacaaccacaccacaATACTAAATCACCACAATACAggaccacaacaaccacaccacaatactaaaccacaacaaccacaccaccACAATACAGGACCACAGCAATACAggaccacaacaaccacaccaccacaatactaa